Within Actinoplanes sp. L3-i22, the genomic segment CGGCGGGCGCGGCCGGGCCTACGCCGCGCTGCTCGGCATCGTCGTCATCCAGGCGATCACCAACGGCATGCTGCTGCTCAACGTGGACTCGTCGGTGCGTTACATGGTGACCGCCGCGGTGCTGGCCGTCGCCGTCGCGCTGGACTCCCTGGCCCGCCGGGGCCAGCCCCGATGACCGGCGGAAAGGTCCTGGCGATCGACTTCGGCGGCACCAAGATCGCGATCGCCACCGCGGCCGTGGGCTTCACCGGCGGCCGCCCGGACACCGTGGTGCGCCTGCCGACGCTCGGCGCGGCCGGCGCCGAGCAGGCCGTCCGCCGCGCGTTCGACGCCGCCCGGACCCTGCTGGCTGGTCCGGCGGCGGCCGGTGTGTCGACCTTCGGCGTGCTCCGCGACGGGCGGGTCCACCTGGCCCCGAACGTGCCCGGCTGGGACGGGATGGCCCTGCCCGCCCTGCTCCGGGCCGAGTTCGGCGACGCGCCGGTCGCGATCGACAACGACGTCAACGCGGCCGCCTCGGCCGAGCTGCGCTGGGGCGCGCTGCGCGGGGTCGACACCGGCCTCTACGTCAACCTGGGCACCGGGCTGGCCGCCGCGCTGGTGGCCGGCGGCCGGGTGCTGCCCGGGGCGCACGGGGCGGCGGGGGAGATCGCCTACCTGCGGGACCGGGACACCGACGGGTACGCCGCGGACGGCGCCGCCCCGATGGAGGACGTGGTGTCCGGCGCGGCCCTGGCCCGGCGCGGCTCGGCGCTGCTCGGCCGGCCGGTGACCGCGGCCGAGCTGTTCCCCCTCGGGGCCGACC encodes:
- a CDS encoding ROK family protein — translated: MTGGKVLAIDFGGTKIAIATAAVGFTGGRPDTVVRLPTLGAAGAEQAVRRAFDAARTLLAGPAAAGVSTFGVLRDGRVHLAPNVPGWDGMALPALLRAEFGDAPVAIDNDVNAAASAELRWGALRGVDTGLYVNLGTGLAAALVAGGRVLPGAHGAAGEIAYLRDRDTDGYAADGAAPMEDVVSGAALARRGSALLGRPVTAAELFPLGADPRVAALLDETVATLSRTIANLCVMLDPERVVLGGGMMGAAGHLMPRVEAVLRRSVPFAPALVEARFVDDAPLVGALALALECASGEL